A single region of the Psychrobacter alimentarius genome encodes:
- a CDS encoding universal stress protein — MTTSQHILACIDGSAVTESVCDYAAWYASKLNLPVGLMHVSNVPVSTRRDLSGAIGINSRQFLLEELTQLDEQRAKIENSYSNALVEDAKSHIQEKFAHIDVRLYQRHGKLLPAIEHFKAENRAIVMGRRGEDHKNSRINIGSQIETVARASEVPILICSEAFKEPRSYMIAFDGSKTSIKAVLMVARSPVLKGMQGHIVMVGNHNDAAKQSLSAAGAQLEAAGYAVGAHHVTASDAVNGLLKFQMDNDVDMMVLGAYGHSKLQQLFLGSTTTEIIASTLSPVILVR, encoded by the coding sequence ATGACAACATCACAGCACATTTTGGCCTGTATTGACGGCTCCGCAGTGACTGAATCGGTTTGTGATTATGCAGCATGGTATGCAAGCAAACTGAATTTACCTGTTGGGTTGATGCATGTTAGCAATGTTCCTGTCTCTACCAGACGAGACTTATCAGGGGCAATCGGCATCAATAGCCGCCAGTTTTTATTAGAAGAGTTGACTCAACTGGACGAGCAAAGGGCAAAAATAGAAAACAGCTATAGCAATGCGTTAGTAGAAGACGCAAAAAGTCATATTCAAGAGAAATTTGCACATATTGATGTTCGTCTTTATCAGCGACATGGCAAATTACTGCCTGCCATCGAGCATTTCAAAGCTGAAAACCGAGCCATCGTCATGGGCCGACGCGGCGAAGACCATAAGAATAGCCGTATCAACATCGGTAGCCAAATAGAAACGGTTGCTCGTGCATCAGAGGTGCCTATCTTGATTTGTTCAGAGGCGTTTAAAGAGCCACGCTCCTACATGATTGCATTTGATGGCAGCAAAACCTCTATAAAAGCCGTTTTGATGGTTGCAAGAAGCCCTGTATTAAAGGGAATGCAAGGTCATATCGTCATGGTAGGCAATCACAATGATGCTGCCAAACAAAGTCTAAGCGCGGCAGGGGCGCAATTAGAAGCCGCTGGCTATGCCGTAGGGGCTCACCATGTCACAGCTTCTGATGCTGTGAATGGCTTATTAAAATTTCAGATGGATAATGACGTTGATATGATGGTGTTGGGTGCGTATGGTCACTCAAAGTTGCAGCAATTGTTTTTGGGAAGTACTACAACAGAAATTATTGCTAGCACCTTGTCTCCTGTCATTTTAGTCCGCTAA
- a CDS encoding DUF2058 domain-containing protein translates to MAKNALQAQLLKAGLVDSKKAKKISKQADHAKRTGDSESIETKKALADAQAKKLEKDQKLNQEKQRVLEEKMLRANIVQMIKQHQINDTSGEVSYQFVDHAKVKKIAITQKLYDQIVAGHVVIARLEDSYALLPRPLADRINTKMEGFIVVSNDTSEEAFEEDDPYAAYVIPDDLMW, encoded by the coding sequence ATGGCAAAAAATGCCCTACAAGCTCAGTTATTAAAAGCAGGATTGGTGGATAGCAAAAAAGCCAAAAAAATCAGTAAGCAAGCTGATCATGCCAAGCGCACTGGCGACTCAGAAAGCATCGAGACAAAAAAAGCGTTGGCAGACGCGCAAGCAAAAAAGCTAGAAAAAGATCAAAAGCTCAATCAAGAAAAGCAGCGGGTTTTAGAAGAAAAGATGCTCAGAGCCAATATCGTACAAATGATTAAGCAGCATCAAATCAACGACACAAGTGGTGAGGTCAGCTATCAGTTTGTAGATCATGCTAAGGTTAAGAAAATTGCTATTACTCAAAAGCTTTATGACCAAATCGTGGCCGGTCATGTGGTCATCGCACGATTAGAAGACAGCTATGCGCTACTGCCTCGTCCATTGGCAGATCGCATAAATACAAAAATGGAAGGCTTTATTGTCGTTTCTAACGATACTTCAGAAGAAGCGTTTGAAGAAGATGATCCTTATGCTGCTTATGTGATTCCAGATGATCTGATGTGGTAA
- a CDS encoding aldehyde dehydrogenase family protein, with protein MAKQTVRNDVVLNAAYIEGDWVTIEASDSIDEYALYDPNSGEVIATTRLCSAEHVESAVNAAATAYASWSQTSTNERAHYLNAIADTMTEQFDTLVGLSVLNNGKPIEEAKIDVSDAIACYRYYAQLIIKQETWAEVETNETGIRLLKTYAPVGVCALIVPWNFPMVTTAWKLAPALAAGCTVVLKPSEVTLLPELMLGNILSAIDLPKGVVNILPGAAAVGAGMTSHPLIDKVSFTGSNAVGEKVMSQAAKGIKDISLELGGKSAIIVCADADIEYACDLIIGGIFTNAGQICSATSRLIVHQDIADALFERLKTKTENLSIGDGFDTDTQMGPLVSEQQLNQVKKYFDIAITKKLECLTGGKVLDRAGYFVTPTIYHNVPVTSQLWTEEVFGPVLVSKTFAEDLDAIRLANDSKFALAATIVSADESAALKIALQIQAGHIWINEQQIVLPQAGWGGFKQSGIGRELGSDGLSAYQKSKHVLLTH; from the coding sequence ATGGCAAAGCAAACCGTTCGTAACGACGTCGTCCTAAATGCAGCGTATATAGAGGGTGATTGGGTGACTATTGAAGCATCTGATAGCATAGATGAATACGCTTTGTATGATCCCAATTCAGGAGAAGTGATTGCCACCACTCGTTTGTGTAGCGCAGAACACGTAGAGTCTGCCGTCAACGCTGCTGCTACCGCCTATGCCAGTTGGTCACAGACAAGCACAAACGAGCGTGCGCATTATCTAAATGCCATCGCAGACACGATGACAGAGCAGTTTGATACATTGGTTGGTTTGTCCGTGTTAAATAACGGTAAGCCGATCGAAGAGGCAAAGATAGACGTCAGCGACGCCATTGCTTGTTATCGCTATTATGCTCAGCTCATTATCAAGCAAGAGACTTGGGCTGAGGTCGAGACCAATGAGACAGGTATCCGCTTATTAAAAACGTATGCCCCTGTTGGGGTTTGTGCCTTGATTGTACCTTGGAATTTCCCTATGGTCACCACCGCTTGGAAGCTTGCACCTGCACTGGCGGCAGGCTGCACGGTGGTACTAAAACCGTCTGAGGTGACATTATTACCAGAGCTGATGCTGGGCAATATATTGTCTGCTATTGATCTGCCAAAAGGCGTGGTGAATATTTTACCTGGAGCGGCAGCGGTGGGTGCTGGCATGACCAGTCATCCGCTGATTGACAAAGTGTCTTTCACAGGCAGTAATGCGGTGGGTGAAAAGGTCATGAGCCAAGCAGCAAAAGGTATCAAAGATATCAGCTTAGAGCTGGGCGGTAAGTCGGCCATCATCGTCTGCGCGGATGCGGACATTGAGTATGCTTGCGACTTAATCATCGGTGGTATCTTTACCAATGCAGGTCAAATCTGTTCAGCGACGTCCAGATTGATTGTTCATCAAGATATTGCTGACGCGTTATTTGAGAGGTTGAAGACAAAGACAGAAAACCTGTCCATCGGTGATGGTTTTGATACAGACACGCAAATGGGGCCACTGGTCAGTGAGCAGCAGCTCAATCAGGTAAAAAAATACTTCGATATCGCCATAACTAAAAAGTTAGAGTGCCTAACAGGTGGCAAAGTGTTGGATAGAGCGGGGTATTTTGTCACGCCAACCATCTATCACAATGTGCCCGTGACCAGTCAGCTGTGGACAGAAGAGGTGTTCGGTCCCGTCTTAGTCAGCAAAACGTTTGCAGAGGATTTGGATGCGATTCGTTTAGCCAATGACAGTAAATTTGCCTTGGCTGCAACCATTGTGAGCGCTGATGAGAGCGCTGCACTCAAGATAGCGCTACAAATTCAAGCAGGTCATATTTGGATTAATGAGCAACAAATCGTATTGCCGCAAGCTGGATGGGGCGGGTTTAAGCAAAGCGGGATCGGTCGTGAACTTGGCAGTGATGGCTTGTCTGCTTATCAAAAAAGCAAACATGTACTGCTCACACATTAA
- a CDS encoding YjiH family protein yields the protein MTNYMDKSQQSILEKDAVDSDSLSEKQWRASLWKFLLFSAFGIALFIIPFQWDGKVTILLGVLTDTLQALLGGYVVYVVMALVTTSCVGALAVKVLNPNLREGSLAKNLFDVNWFWLVARVLGMVFVWMIFLQVGPEFIISRNTGGVIFEDLIPILIPLFLPFLTDFGLMEFLGTLSSKLFVKLFNLPGRSAVDAMSSWFGAASIGLLVTMQQYDKSYYSQREAAIIATTFSVTSIAFTYVVAKTIGVDNNFVYFYLTIALTGFIAAVIMPRIPPLSLKPDTYHSGKSMLDEETPAHYSTYQWAVNRAVTRAQSMPGLGKVFKSSTKNLFDIYFGLIPVVFAIGTIGLGLAEYTPVFNWLATPLVPLLEWLQIPEATKAAPAMIMGFADMYLPALVGKSIESEMTRFIVGAASITQIIYMSEVGALILKSNIKLNILELFGIFILRTLISLVVITSVAHLLY from the coding sequence ATGACAAACTATATGGATAAGTCGCAACAGTCGATTTTAGAAAAAGATGCTGTCGATTCAGACTCGTTAAGTGAAAAGCAATGGCGCGCATCATTATGGAAGTTTTTACTGTTTTCTGCATTCGGTATTGCTTTGTTTATTATACCGTTTCAGTGGGATGGCAAAGTCACGATTTTATTGGGCGTATTAACAGATACTTTGCAAGCATTACTGGGTGGTTATGTCGTTTATGTGGTCATGGCACTTGTGACGACCTCTTGTGTGGGAGCGTTGGCAGTAAAGGTATTAAATCCCAATTTACGTGAAGGCAGTTTAGCCAAAAATCTTTTTGATGTGAATTGGTTTTGGCTGGTTGCACGCGTTTTGGGGATGGTCTTTGTTTGGATGATCTTTTTACAAGTCGGCCCTGAATTTATCATTAGTCGTAATACTGGCGGTGTGATTTTTGAAGATTTGATTCCTATTTTGATTCCTTTGTTCTTGCCGTTTTTGACTGACTTTGGTTTGATGGAGTTTTTAGGTACGCTATCGAGTAAGCTTTTTGTTAAGCTCTTTAATCTCCCTGGGCGTTCGGCAGTGGATGCTATGTCCTCTTGGTTTGGTGCCGCGTCCATTGGCTTGCTGGTGACGATGCAGCAGTATGATAAAAGCTATTATAGTCAGCGCGAAGCAGCAATTATCGCAACGACGTTTTCCGTCACCTCGATCGCGTTTACTTATGTGGTGGCAAAGACCATCGGCGTGGACAATAACTTCGTCTATTTTTACTTAACCATTGCACTCACTGGGTTTATCGCCGCTGTCATTATGCCACGTATACCGCCACTATCATTGAAGCCTGATACGTACCATTCTGGCAAAAGTATGCTGGACGAAGAGACGCCAGCGCATTACTCCACCTATCAATGGGCGGTCAATCGTGCTGTGACTCGTGCGCAGTCTATGCCAGGGCTGGGTAAAGTCTTCAAGAGTAGCACCAAGAACTTATTTGATATTTATTTTGGGCTTATTCCAGTGGTTTTTGCTATTGGTACGATTGGTCTTGGGTTAGCAGAATACACCCCTGTCTTTAATTGGTTGGCCACGCCGCTTGTGCCTTTGCTTGAATGGTTGCAAATTCCAGAGGCCACAAAAGCGGCGCCTGCGATGATTATGGGTTTTGCCGATATGTATCTGCCAGCACTAGTGGGCAAAAGTATCGAGAGTGAAATGACAAGGTTTATCGTTGGTGCTGCTTCTATCACTCAGATTATCTATATGTCTGAAGTAGGCGCGCTTATTTTAAAATCAAACATCAAGCTCAATATATTGGAGCTGTTTGGGATTTTTATACTGCGGACGCTTATCAGTTTGGTCGTGATTACCTCGGTTGCGCACCTATTATATTAG
- a CDS encoding 5-guanidino-2-oxopentanoate decarboxylase has protein sequence MTHSTKSPLASSPRSSLTCGELLVQWLEYYGVETAFGIPGVHTVELYRGLPNTNIRHITPRHEQGAGFMADGYYRASGKIGVCFIITGPGMTNIMTAMAQALADSIPMLIISSVNKVKDTGSGEGHLHELHDQQGMVSKVALTSKTIWQPESLPKVIAEAFALFNGARPGPVHIQLPIDIITADASHVERPPRSNTSADHVSLPRVMKPLPNPAQLDLIIESLKTAKNPVLLYGGGCVDVDQDAQKLAELIDAPTFLTINAKGLLPPRHPLSLGSNQSLAAGRAVITEADWVLAIGTELGETDYDVFFNGGFHINGTLVRIDCDAAQLQRPFRADIAVLGDAQLAISGLCARLEGQVFDHQAVDHKAVSRVNDAKQDLIKDITPDFAGQNALLQLIRDEIEDVIFVGDSTQPVYSGNLGFEALATRRWFNSSTGFGTLGYGLPAAIGAMIGSKVPVVSLIGDGGIQFTIAELICAAELELPLIVLLWNNQGYGEIRRYMEEGGLPLIGVNIKTPNFEPLAAGFGAGYRRITEKQQLLDALKTDTKGKQPIIYEIDESDAFLMEMGKDFACFT, from the coding sequence ATGACGCACTCTACAAAATCGCCTTTGGCATCATCTCCGCGCTCGTCTTTGACCTGCGGTGAGCTGCTTGTTCAATGGTTAGAATACTACGGCGTCGAGACTGCATTTGGCATACCGGGCGTGCACACAGTCGAGCTGTATCGCGGTCTACCCAATACTAACATTCGCCACATAACACCGCGTCATGAGCAAGGGGCTGGGTTTATGGCAGATGGTTATTACCGCGCCTCAGGCAAAATCGGTGTCTGTTTTATTATTACAGGTCCTGGCATGACCAATATCATGACGGCAATGGCGCAAGCACTGGCGGATTCGATACCGATGCTTATCATCTCTAGTGTGAATAAAGTAAAAGACACAGGCAGTGGTGAAGGGCACTTGCATGAGCTGCACGATCAGCAAGGTATGGTGAGTAAGGTCGCGCTCACAAGCAAAACCATCTGGCAGCCTGAATCATTGCCCAAAGTCATTGCCGAAGCCTTTGCGTTATTTAACGGCGCACGGCCTGGGCCAGTTCATATCCAGTTGCCTATCGATATCATCACCGCTGATGCCAGCCATGTCGAAAGACCGCCACGCTCAAATACGTCAGCAGACCACGTATCCTTACCGCGGGTCATGAAGCCATTGCCAAACCCTGCGCAATTAGACCTGATTATCGAATCCTTAAAAACAGCGAAAAACCCAGTGTTGCTCTACGGTGGTGGCTGCGTCGATGTCGATCAGGATGCGCAAAAACTGGCCGAGCTGATAGACGCGCCCACGTTTTTAACCATTAATGCAAAAGGTTTGTTGCCACCTCGTCATCCATTAAGCTTGGGCAGCAATCAGTCATTAGCAGCAGGTCGTGCGGTGATTACTGAGGCTGATTGGGTATTAGCAATCGGTACTGAGCTTGGCGAAACTGATTACGACGTGTTTTTTAATGGTGGGTTCCATATCAATGGCACACTGGTGCGTATCGACTGTGACGCTGCGCAGTTACAGCGTCCGTTTAGAGCAGATATTGCCGTATTGGGCGATGCACAATTGGCCATCAGTGGTTTGTGCGCACGTTTAGAGGGGCAAGTATTCGATCATCAAGCAGTGGATCATAAGGCAGTGTCACGAGTAAACGATGCAAAACAAGACCTTATAAAGGATATAACACCAGACTTCGCTGGTCAAAATGCACTGCTTCAGCTCATTCGCGATGAAATAGAAGATGTCATCTTCGTCGGTGACTCAACTCAGCCTGTTTATAGTGGCAATCTTGGCTTTGAGGCATTGGCAACTCGCAGATGGTTCAATTCATCAACAGGGTTTGGCACGTTAGGTTATGGATTACCAGCTGCCATTGGGGCAATGATTGGATCAAAGGTGCCCGTTGTCAGTCTGATTGGTGATGGCGGTATTCAATTTACTATTGCTGAGCTCATCTGTGCAGCAGAGCTTGAGCTGCCATTGATCGTATTATTATGGAATAACCAAGGTTATGGCGAGATTCGACGGTATATGGAAGAGGGCGGATTGCCACTGATTGGGGTCAATATCAAAACGCCAAACTTTGAGCCATTAGCCGCAGGGTTTGGGGCTGGATATCGCAGAATCACAGAGAAGCAGCAATTACTGGATGCGCTAAAGACAGACACAAAAGGTAAGCAGCCAATCATTTATGAAATTGATGAGTCCGATGCGTTCCTGATGGAAATGGGCAAGGATTTTGCGTGTTTTACGTAA
- the speB gene encoding agmatinase, producing MKFNQPLSGNDMPRFGGFASMMRLPTQADAEGLDVAFVGVPLDIGASNRSGARLGPRQIRDESRMIRPYNVATRAAPFESLQVADIGDVPINTFNLLKSVDIIEKFYSEKIVKHGAVPLTLGGDHTIALPILRALAKKHGPVGMVHIDAHADINDDMFGEKIAHGTPFRRAVEENLIDGNRVVQIGLRGTGYSAEEFDWSTQQGFRVVPAEECWYKSLAPLMAEVREKLGNGPVYLSFDIDGIDPAFAPGTGTAEIGGLTSTQGIEIIRGMRGLDVVGGDLVEVSPPYDPFGNTSVLAANLLFEMLCILPGVRYDDKVKAVY from the coding sequence ATGAAATTTAATCAACCATTGAGTGGCAATGATATGCCAAGATTTGGCGGTTTTGCCTCTATGATGCGCCTGCCAACACAAGCGGATGCGGAAGGGCTAGATGTTGCTTTTGTGGGTGTCCCTCTAGATATTGGCGCATCAAATCGCAGTGGTGCCCGCTTAGGCCCAAGACAGATTCGCGATGAATCACGCATGATTCGTCCTTATAACGTAGCCACGCGTGCTGCGCCCTTTGAATCCTTACAAGTCGCTGATATTGGCGATGTGCCTATCAATACGTTTAACCTCCTAAAAAGCGTCGATATCATCGAAAAATTCTATTCTGAAAAAATCGTCAAGCATGGCGCTGTTCCATTGACACTAGGCGGCGATCATACCATTGCACTGCCTATCTTGCGGGCGCTTGCTAAAAAACATGGTCCAGTTGGCATGGTACATATCGATGCCCATGCTGATATCAACGATGATATGTTTGGTGAAAAAATTGCCCACGGCACACCGTTTCGCCGCGCTGTTGAAGAGAACCTCATTGACGGCAACCGTGTGGTACAGATTGGTTTACGCGGTACAGGCTATAGTGCCGAAGAGTTTGATTGGTCAACCCAGCAAGGATTCCGAGTTGTACCCGCTGAAGAGTGCTGGTACAAGTCGCTTGCACCCTTGATGGCAGAAGTACGCGAAAAGCTGGGTAATGGTCCTGTTTATTTAAGCTTCGATATTGATGGTATTGACCCCGCGTTTGCCCCCGGTACTGGAACTGCGGAAATCGGTGGTTTGACATCCACTCAAGGCATAGAAATCATTCGCGGTATGCGTGGTCTCGATGTGGTGGGCGGTGATTTGGTAGAAGTATCTCCGCCTTATGATCCCTTTGGAAACACTTCGGTGCTGGCAGCAAACTTACTGTTTGAGATGCTATGTATTTTACCGGGCGTGCGCTATGACGATAAGGTTAAAGCCGTTTATTAA
- a CDS encoding LysR family transcriptional regulator: MLDELIKIDIKTLRSFMAIVECQGVTAAQTRLNVTPSVISGHLTHLEDRLGMTLCHRGRGGFKLTEDGAAVYEACLSFTEAVASFQHQLHYIRQLDSVRGGHIRLCLTDQMPTFFYDALRQCLAGSYRTNPLIHFSIDVQSPENMLDKLLGNESDIGVGYFGSFPPLLTFQPAFIEKQVVCCGHTHRLFYEADTLTFHELEQDYPWIKRGYATDHSINHIRPKTLSATTYHMEATAQLILAGHHVGYLPHDLATRYEEMGLMKILLPNEASYDVKHHWAYRENLHKQVADFLSKMIHLL, encoded by the coding sequence ATGCTAGATGAACTGATAAAAATAGACATCAAAACCCTACGTAGCTTTATGGCCATTGTAGAATGTCAAGGAGTGACGGCCGCTCAAACGCGTTTGAACGTGACGCCTTCAGTGATTAGTGGTCATTTAACGCACTTAGAAGATCGTTTGGGCATGACACTCTGTCATCGTGGTCGAGGAGGATTCAAGCTGACAGAAGATGGCGCGGCAGTCTACGAGGCTTGCTTGAGCTTCACTGAAGCGGTTGCGAGCTTTCAGCATCAGCTACACTATATTCGGCAATTAGATTCTGTCCGTGGCGGTCATATTCGACTGTGTTTAACAGATCAAATGCCTACGTTTTTTTATGATGCACTCAGGCAATGCCTTGCTGGTAGCTATCGCACCAATCCATTGATACATTTTTCTATCGATGTGCAAAGCCCTGAAAACATGCTGGATAAGCTGTTGGGCAATGAGAGTGATATTGGGGTAGGATATTTTGGCAGTTTTCCGCCTTTACTGACTTTTCAGCCAGCTTTTATCGAAAAACAAGTGGTTTGCTGTGGTCACACGCATCGCTTGTTTTATGAGGCAGATACGCTGACATTTCATGAGTTGGAACAAGACTATCCATGGATCAAAAGAGGCTATGCGACTGATCATAGTATCAATCACATTCGCCCTAAGACATTGAGTGCCACCACTTACCATATGGAGGCGACCGCGCAGCTGATTCTTGCTGGTCACCATGTCGGTTACTTACCCCACGATTTGGCGACGCGTTATGAAGAAATGGGCTTGATGAAAATCTTACTGCCCAATGAAGCAAGTTACGATGTCAAGCATCACTGGGCTTATCGAGAAAATCTGCACAAACAAGTCGCAGATTTTTTGAGTAAAATGATACATCTGCTATAA
- a CDS encoding potassium/proton antiporter — translation MDTLNILYLVGALLIFASIMASTLSARLGVPLLLLFLIVGMLAGEQGILGIEFSQYGLANFVGQAALACILLDGGLRTSFKSFRVGLKPAITLATWGVLVTVVVLGIFVTWLLDVDWRFGLLMAAIVGSTDAAAVFSLLRNGGVKLNDRVQATLELESGANDPLAILLVTGLIALNVDPAGQTAIGFLLLLLQQLGFGLGMGLLFGFLLARLLPKLHLAEGMYAILILSAGLAVFAATNLLGGSGFLAVYLTGVLIGNHKVRSTEHVMRVMDSFAWLSQAVLFVVLGLLATPSNVINVWHYSVAITAFMILIARPIAVYTSVKPFKFKDREIGFISWVGLRGAVPITLALLPVMAGIDNAFMLFDIAFGVVVLSLILQGMTIPFMANLFRVRIPTNKDPKEELEVWVSDKASITLYEFEVQSGAFAIGRHPMDVSRRISPDEISVFALLRKQEIVVVDESTKLKFGDSVWYAMRGNHASKIANIFNDTTLDRKVIDDFYGDWLLSPSVKLGDLPFFTDIMESETLVESLKSQADHVEQEDETFQKSMWDQTVAEYVKGSLGTAPVSGDTVAISEEWALVIKEVDDKGKLRTIGLKHTEVPATI, via the coding sequence ATGGATACCTTAAATATCCTATATCTCGTAGGGGCATTGCTGATTTTTGCCAGTATCATGGCAAGCACTTTATCAGCAAGATTAGGCGTACCCCTGCTACTGTTATTTTTAATAGTGGGGATGTTGGCTGGTGAGCAAGGCATTTTGGGTATAGAGTTTTCCCAGTATGGACTTGCCAATTTTGTTGGACAAGCTGCCTTAGCGTGTATTTTGCTAGATGGTGGTTTGCGTACTTCTTTTAAATCGTTTCGAGTCGGCCTCAAGCCTGCGATTACCCTAGCGACTTGGGGCGTACTGGTGACGGTAGTAGTATTAGGGATATTTGTCACTTGGTTGCTCGATGTTGATTGGCGCTTTGGTCTTTTGATGGCAGCCATCGTGGGCTCAACCGATGCGGCAGCTGTTTTTTCTTTATTACGTAATGGCGGTGTTAAGCTCAATGACCGTGTTCAAGCCACGCTTGAATTAGAGTCTGGTGCTAACGATCCTTTGGCGATTCTTTTAGTTACAGGTTTGATTGCCCTAAATGTCGATCCCGCAGGTCAGACAGCCATTGGCTTTTTGTTGCTGTTATTACAGCAGTTAGGGTTCGGTTTAGGGATGGGCTTGCTGTTCGGCTTTTTACTGGCGCGCTTATTGCCCAAGTTGCATTTGGCAGAAGGGATGTATGCCATATTGATCCTGTCGGCAGGCTTGGCAGTCTTTGCCGCAACCAACCTGCTTGGCGGTAGTGGCTTTTTGGCTGTTTATTTGACTGGTGTATTGATTGGCAATCACAAGGTGCGTTCAACAGAGCATGTCATGCGAGTGATGGACAGCTTTGCGTGGTTGTCGCAAGCAGTACTCTTTGTGGTGTTAGGCCTATTGGCTACTCCATCCAACGTCATTAATGTCTGGCACTATTCAGTAGCGATTACCGCCTTTATGATTCTGATCGCGCGTCCGATTGCTGTTTATACCAGTGTCAAACCTTTTAAATTTAAAGATAGAGAAATTGGCTTTATCTCTTGGGTGGGTTTGCGCGGTGCGGTGCCTATTACCCTTGCGCTTTTGCCTGTTATGGCAGGAATAGATAATGCCTTTATGCTGTTTGACATTGCTTTTGGGGTGGTGGTTTTGTCCTTGATTTTGCAAGGAATGACCATTCCTTTTATGGCAAATCTGTTTAGAGTCCGTATTCCGACCAATAAAGATCCAAAAGAAGAGCTTGAGGTGTGGGTATCAGATAAGGCGAGTATTACTCTGTATGAATTTGAGGTTCAATCAGGGGCGTTTGCGATTGGTCGTCATCCGATGGATGTCTCTCGCCGCATTAGTCCTGACGAAATCAGCGTGTTTGCATTGTTGCGTAAACAAGAAATCGTCGTTGTAGATGAAAGTACGAAGTTAAAATTTGGTGATAGCGTGTGGTACGCCATGCGCGGCAATCATGCCAGCAAAATTGCCAATATTTTTAATGACACAACGCTCGATCGCAAGGTCATTGATGACTTTTATGGCGATTGGCTATTATCACCCAGTGTCAAACTCGGCGATTTGCCATTCTTCACTGACATCATGGAATCTGAAACGCTTGTAGAGAGTTTAAAATCTCAAGCGGATCATGTCGAGCAAGAGGATGAAACGTTTCAAAAAAGTATGTGGGATCAAACCGTCGCTGAGTATGTCAAAGGGAGTTTGGGTACCGCGCCAGTCTCAGGTGATACCGTGGCAATTAGTGAAGAGTGGGCATTGGTCATCAAGGAAGTGGATGACAAAGGCAAGCTAAGAACCATTGGTCTCAAACATACGGAAGTACCAGCAACGATATAG
- a CDS encoding GlpM family protein — translation MIWLKMLIGAVMVLVIQLFAQTRFFYLAALAPLFPTFALISHFIVGTERSQADLKVALIFSILGVIPHLVYTLVVFVGINYISLYKALMLGVVAWIIAAAILVLTWQYIQS, via the coding sequence ATGATTTGGCTAAAAATGCTTATTGGTGCTGTGATGGTATTGGTGATTCAATTATTTGCACAAACCCGCTTTTTTTATTTGGCAGCGCTTGCGCCACTTTTCCCCACCTTTGCTTTAATCAGTCACTTTATCGTTGGTACTGAGCGTAGCCAAGCTGATTTAAAGGTTGCGTTGATCTTTAGTATATTGGGGGTCATACCGCATCTTGTCTATACGCTTGTGGTCTTCGTAGGTATTAATTACATCAGCTTATACAAAGCATTAATGCTAGGGGTCGTCGCTTGGATCATCGCTGCCGCTATTTTGGTACTAACATGGCAATATATTCAGTCTTAA